Proteins from one Oryza sativa Japonica Group chromosome 12, ASM3414082v1 genomic window:
- the LOC136354540 gene encoding uncharacterized protein has protein sequence MADIRAYLGSRTLPEDHAKGEKLARISKRELFGDYCDDMGFKLCFTSPAHPKSNGQVERANTEILKGLKTKMYNVLKKHGDSWTEELPAVLWANRTTLSHATGETPFFLVYAAEAVLPMELSLGSPQVALYNEADQDELHRDDLNYLEERRRRAALRATRYQRSLRHYHQRHVHDFVLHCVQSCLGLSKLSPMWERLYKVIGVPRPGSVRLAMEDGT, from the exons ATGGCCGACATCCGGGCATACCTTGGCAGTCGCACTCTTCCTGAGGATCACGCAAAAGGCGAGAAGCTCGCGCGCATCTCCAAGCG TGAGCTATTTGGTGACTATTGCGACGACATGGGCTTCAAGTTATGCTTCACCTCACCCGCCCACCCCAAGAGCAACGGCCAAGTCGAGCGCGCAAACACTGAGATCCTCAAAGGCCTCAAAACCAAAATGTACAACGTCCTCAAGAAGCATGGGGACTCGTGGACCGAGGAACTGCCCGCGGTGCTGTGGGCCAATCGGACCACCTTGAGCCATGCGACAGGAGAAACCCCTTTCTTCCTGGTATATGCTGCTGAGGCGGTCCTACCTATGGAGCTCTCCCTAGGCTCGCCTCAGGTTGCGCTGTACAACGAGGCGGATCAGGACGAGCTCCATCGCGACGACCTCAActatttggaagagcgaagAAGGCGCGCGGCCCTTCGGGCAACGCGCTACCAACGGAGCTTGCGGCACTatcatcagcgccacgtccatGACTTTGTCCTCCACTGTGTCCAATCGTGCTTAGGATTGAGCAAActttcaccaatgtgggagaGACTATACaaagtgatcggtgtcccccggccagGTTCGGTTCGATTGGCCATGGAAGACGGCACATAA